A portion of the Thermosediminibacter oceani DSM 16646 genome contains these proteins:
- a CDS encoding CopG family ribbon-helix-helix protein: MAELKRIVVSLPDSLLKQVDGIISKEKKNRSEFIQDAMRLYIRERERIRMREQLKNGYQEMADINLRIAEFGINEDFRDLALYEIRLSESD; the protein is encoded by the coding sequence GTGGCTGAGTTAAAAAGGATAGTCGTCAGCTTACCGGATAGCCTGTTAAAGCAGGTGGATGGCATAATATCTAAGGAAAAAAAGAACCGCAGCGAATTTATTCAGGATGCGATGAGATTATATATTAGAGAAAGGGAAAGGATAAGAATGAGAGAACAGCTCAAAAACGGTTACCAGGAAATGGCCGATATAAACCTTAGGATCGCTGAATTCGGGATAAACGAGGATTTCAGAGATCTTGCGCTTTACGAGATAAGGCTTTCGGAGAGTGACTAA
- a CDS encoding gamma-glutamyl-gamma-aminobutyrate hydrolase family protein, giving the protein MKPLIAITCSLEDGRIFLNHGYYRAVERAGGIPVVVPPLGREQDLGELLDRVHGLLLAGGPDVDPRHFNESPRPGLGEINPKRDAVELYLCREAVRRRKPVFGICRGIQVINIALGGSVYQDIGSEIEKPLKHRQEAPRWYGSHEVRVEKDSMLYGLIKAETLLVNSFHHQALKDIARPLRPVAFAPDGLVEAVEGISEDAFLLGVQWHPEEMWEVYPEQLELFKSFVEAAARIDE; this is encoded by the coding sequence GTGAAACCTCTGATAGCGATAACATGTTCGTTGGAAGATGGTAGAATTTTTCTAAATCACGGCTATTACAGGGCTGTAGAGAGGGCCGGTGGGATACCCGTAGTCGTCCCGCCTTTGGGGAGGGAGCAGGATCTCGGCGAGTTGCTCGATAGGGTCCACGGCCTTCTGCTTGCCGGGGGGCCCGACGTAGACCCGCGTCACTTCAACGAGAGCCCGCGGCCCGGTCTGGGAGAAATAAACCCGAAGCGCGATGCTGTCGAACTTTACCTCTGTCGGGAGGCTGTCAGGAGGAGAAAGCCGGTATTCGGCATCTGCCGGGGCATACAGGTTATCAACATCGCCCTGGGAGGCAGCGTTTACCAGGATATCGGGTCGGAAATAGAAAAGCCGCTCAAGCACAGGCAGGAAGCTCCAAGGTGGTACGGCAGCCACGAGGTCAGGGTAGAGAAAGATTCGATGCTTTACGGCCTGATCAAAGCAGAGACGCTCCTGGTGAACAGCTTCCACCACCAGGCCCTGAAGGATATCGCCCGCCCTCTCAGACCGGTGGCCTTCGCCCCGGACGGTCTGGTGGAAGCCGTTGAGGGTATTTCGGAGGATGCGTTTCTTTTGGGAGTGCAGTGGCATCCGGAAGAGATGTGGGAAGTCTACCCAGAGCAGCTCGAGCTGTTCAAAAGCTTCGTCGAGGCTGCCGCCCGGATCGACGAATAA
- a CDS encoding M55 family metallopeptidase: protein MKIYISADMEGISGVVSLAHVEPGSGEYERFRRLMTREVNAVVEAAFEFGASEVVVNDSHNKMDNILVEELHPRASLISGSPKPLSMMQGIDGSFDAVFFVGYHARAGSSEAIMDHTYTGSVLCAKINGRAMSEAGLNGRLAGYYGVPVVLVTGDQNAVRCAREELNDPVGVVVKEAVTRYSAKVCPFDVVKERIRQGVKEALEDVSRFRPTIEEGTVELEIAFKQSILADVALLIPGMKKKDARTVVYNAADYLEAYKVFRAALAMGSGIR from the coding sequence TTGAAGATCTACATATCCGCCGATATGGAAGGTATTTCGGGAGTCGTCTCGCTGGCTCACGTAGAACCGGGGTCCGGGGAATACGAGAGGTTTCGGCGGCTGATGACCAGAGAGGTAAACGCGGTGGTGGAGGCCGCTTTTGAGTTTGGGGCCTCCGAGGTCGTCGTGAATGACTCCCACAATAAAATGGACAATATCCTGGTGGAAGAACTGCATCCCCGGGCTTCTCTAATAAGCGGCAGCCCCAAACCACTCAGCATGATGCAGGGAATTGACGGGAGTTTCGATGCGGTATTTTTCGTCGGATACCACGCCCGGGCTGGTAGTTCCGAAGCAATAATGGACCATACCTATACCGGCAGCGTGCTGTGCGCAAAAATAAACGGCAGAGCCATGAGCGAGGCCGGATTAAACGGCAGGCTGGCGGGTTACTACGGTGTGCCAGTGGTGCTGGTGACCGGAGACCAGAACGCGGTAAGATGCGCAAGAGAGGAGCTCAACGATCCGGTAGGTGTGGTGGTAAAAGAGGCTGTTACCAGGTATTCGGCTAAGGTGTGCCCCTTCGACGTAGTGAAAGAACGGATCCGGCAAGGGGTAAAGGAAGCCCTAGAAGACGTCTCCCGTTTCAGGCCAACCATCGAGGAGGGAACCGTTGAGCTGGAAATTGCCTTTAAGCAGTCCATTTTGGCTGATGTGGCCCTTCTGATTCCTGGCATGAAAAAAAAGGATGCCAGGACCGTGGTTTACAACGCTGCTGATTATTTAGAAGCGTATAAAGTGTTCAGGGCGGCTCTGGCCATGGGCTCCGGCATACGCTAA
- a CDS encoding bifunctional ADP-dependent NAD(P)H-hydrate dehydratase/NAD(P)H-hydrate epimerase yields the protein MKVVSPSTMRDIDRRAIKDFGVPGIVLMENACREVAVAVWRIWERVKENRRVPPKVAVFCGRGNNGGDGFGAARHLVNMGFEVRVFLASDPSEIKGDAAVNFEIVRRMGIPVITLRGETDLEKARGFYSESFAAVDALFGTGLRGEIKGFPRRVIEFINEGGCPVVAVDIPSGICGMTGKVLGAAVRAEVTVTMGLPKIGLLLYPGASYAGKIIVADIGLPAKILDDVKAEGLLLDRQVISGYFKPYAPDAHKGDFGRVFIIAGSKGMTGAAALAGLGAVRGGAGLVTIGIPEGLNDILEVKVTEVMTLPLPQTHEGSLSIKALEPALDFAKGCDAVAIGPGLSRHEETAEFVRKFVAECPVPVVIDADGLNALSEDPDVLKKSVAPAVITPHPGEMGRLLSVTAEKVQENRWDAVREACDRFGCTAVLKGARTLVASPDYPTCINPTGNPGMATGGSGDVLTGMIAALAARGLKCHEAAAAGVYLHGLAGDLAAREKGEIPLIAGDILDHIHEAFKYVLEGESLDGCEGQAHQGRD from the coding sequence GTGAAGGTTGTCAGCCCTTCGACTATGAGGGATATCGATAGGAGAGCCATTAAAGATTTCGGCGTGCCCGGCATCGTGCTCATGGAAAACGCCTGCCGGGAAGTGGCAGTAGCAGTATGGAGGATTTGGGAGCGGGTTAAGGAGAACCGCCGCGTCCCTCCGAAAGTGGCCGTGTTCTGCGGAAGGGGAAACAACGGTGGAGACGGCTTCGGGGCCGCCCGGCATCTTGTAAATATGGGTTTTGAAGTTCGGGTGTTTCTTGCGTCTGACCCGTCGGAAATAAAAGGTGATGCGGCGGTAAACTTTGAGATCGTCAGGAGGATGGGGATTCCGGTAATCACATTGCGGGGTGAAACCGACCTGGAAAAGGCCCGCGGGTTTTACTCGGAATCCTTTGCCGCCGTAGACGCCCTTTTCGGCACCGGCCTCAGGGGAGAGATAAAGGGGTTTCCCCGGAGGGTGATAGAATTCATAAATGAAGGCGGCTGCCCAGTGGTGGCTGTGGACATACCTTCCGGGATATGCGGCATGACCGGGAAAGTCCTGGGAGCTGCGGTGCGCGCCGAGGTGACGGTGACCATGGGGCTGCCCAAGATCGGCCTTTTGCTTTATCCGGGCGCATCCTATGCTGGCAAGATCATTGTGGCGGATATAGGTCTTCCAGCGAAAATTCTGGATGATGTTAAGGCTGAGGGCCTGCTCCTGGACCGGCAGGTGATCTCCGGTTATTTCAAGCCCTACGCTCCGGACGCTCACAAGGGCGATTTCGGCCGGGTGTTTATCATTGCCGGGTCGAAGGGTATGACGGGAGCTGCGGCCCTGGCGGGCCTCGGGGCCGTAAGGGGCGGCGCGGGCCTTGTGACTATAGGCATCCCCGAGGGGCTGAACGACATCCTGGAGGTTAAGGTCACCGAGGTTATGACGCTGCCCCTTCCCCAGACGCACGAGGGGAGCCTGTCTATAAAGGCGCTGGAGCCTGCGCTTGATTTCGCAAAAGGGTGCGATGCCGTGGCCATAGGGCCGGGACTGTCCCGCCATGAGGAGACCGCAGAGTTCGTAAGGAAATTTGTAGCGGAGTGTCCGGTGCCGGTGGTGATCGATGCCGACGGGCTGAATGCCCTTTCCGAAGACCCGGATGTGCTGAAAAAATCGGTTGCTCCTGCAGTGATTACTCCGCACCCGGGGGAAATGGGAAGATTGCTTTCGGTAACCGCCGAAAAGGTGCAGGAGAACAGGTGGGATGCAGTGCGAGAGGCCTGCGACCGGTTCGGGTGTACCGCGGTCTTAAAGGGTGCCCGCACTCTGGTGGCTTCGCCGGATTATCCAACCTGCATCAATCCCACCGGGAATCCCGGGATGGCTACCGGCGGCAGCGGAGACGTGCTCACCGGCATGATAGCTGCCCTTGCGGCAAGAGGTCTAAAATGCCATGAGGCGGCCGCGGCAGGGGTTTACCTGCACGGCCTGGCCGGAGATCTGGCAGCCCGGGAAAAAGGAGAAATCCCCCTGATCGCGGGAGATATTTTAGATCATATCCATGAGGCTTTTAAATACGTATTAGAGGGGGAAAGCTTGGATGGATGTGAAGGTCAGGCCCACCAGGGTCGAGATTAA
- the acpS gene encoding holo-ACP synthase, with the protein MEIGVDIVEVDRIKKAIENGEFLTRIFTEREINAFKDKKGEGYFRHIAGRFAAKEAVSKALCTGIRFFGWHDIEILTDALGKPEVRLHGRAFEILKARGYSRVLVTISHSKDYAVAFSIAEEGNRCEGCQPFDYEGYR; encoded by the coding sequence ATGGAAATAGGAGTTGACATAGTAGAGGTCGACAGGATAAAAAAGGCCATTGAAAACGGTGAGTTTTTGACGCGAATTTTCACCGAAAGGGAAATAAATGCTTTCAAAGACAAAAAAGGGGAAGGCTACTTCCGGCATATAGCCGGCCGGTTTGCTGCCAAGGAGGCGGTGAGCAAAGCGTTATGTACCGGGATCAGGTTTTTCGGGTGGCACGATATCGAAATCCTGACAGATGCCTTAGGAAAGCCGGAAGTGAGGCTTCACGGCAGGGCCTTTGAGATACTCAAAGCCCGGGGATATTCCCGGGTTCTCGTCACCATATCGCATTCTAAGGATTACGCCGTGGCTTTTTCGATAGCGGAGGAGGGGAATAGATGTGAAGGTTGTCAGCCCTTCGACTATGAGGGATATCGATAG
- a CDS encoding HD-GYP domain-containing protein, translating to MEIKDKLFTELMTALSLMMDLEENRKLYHAWRVGVLAEKMARKVMPEYANHIFYAGLLHDIGAISLPDHMVHYTNPDDHLRYPVIYNHPRKGAEIVREIEPLKGVVDMILDHHEHWDGSGYPRGICGDRISLGGQILRICDTFDVLSRVKPPLDIVGMKTLLAARRGWEFSDLMYEVMVEVLGEGNFFDEIIDEQKIGEMVFKIVESMPPTKTGYCERDISKVIQVFGRVIDAKHEYTAGHSSRVAFYTSLIAKNLGLADSEVEKLEFAAYLHDAGKVAIPRAILDKPGRLTLEEFKTMKRHPVYTMEILSTVGALKDLAPISGHHHEKYDGSGYPDGLSRDGIQLGARIMAVADAFDAMTSARPYQKQKSGWEAKEELVKWAGSQFDPEVVKVAVRVLPDHPQPEEAESR from the coding sequence ATGGAAATTAAGGATAAACTTTTTACCGAATTAATGACCGCCCTCTCTTTGATGATGGACCTGGAAGAGAACCGGAAGCTCTACCACGCCTGGAGAGTAGGTGTGTTGGCCGAGAAAATGGCCCGGAAGGTAATGCCGGAATACGCCAACCACATATTTTACGCCGGTCTTTTGCACGACATCGGAGCCATATCCCTGCCCGACCACATGGTGCACTATACCAATCCGGATGACCACCTTCGCTATCCGGTGATTTATAACCATCCGCGCAAAGGGGCCGAAATAGTGAGGGAGATCGAACCGCTGAAAGGTGTGGTGGATATGATCCTGGACCACCACGAGCACTGGGACGGCAGCGGTTACCCGCGCGGTATTTGCGGCGACAGGATAAGCCTGGGAGGCCAGATTCTCAGGATCTGTGACACCTTTGACGTGCTCTCCAGGGTAAAACCTCCCCTTGACATCGTCGGTATGAAGACACTCCTTGCCGCCAGAAGAGGGTGGGAGTTTTCGGACCTGATGTATGAGGTCATGGTTGAAGTTCTTGGGGAAGGCAATTTCTTCGACGAGATCATAGATGAACAGAAGATAGGAGAAATGGTGTTCAAAATAGTTGAAAGCATGCCGCCCACCAAAACCGGATACTGCGAGAGGGACATATCTAAGGTTATACAGGTGTTCGGACGGGTAATAGACGCCAAACACGAATATACCGCCGGCCATTCCAGCCGGGTGGCCTTTTATACGTCCCTCATAGCCAAAAACCTGGGCCTTGCCGATAGTGAGGTGGAAAAACTCGAGTTTGCTGCATACCTGCACGATGCGGGAAAGGTGGCCATTCCCCGGGCAATACTCGATAAGCCGGGGCGCCTTACCCTGGAAGAGTTCAAGACAATGAAGAGGCACCCGGTCTATACGATGGAGATATTGAGCACGGTAGGCGCCCTTAAGGATCTGGCACCTATATCGGGACACCACCACGAGAAGTACGACGGCTCCGGATACCCCGACGGCCTGTCCAGGGACGGCATCCAACTGGGTGCCCGCATAATGGCGGTGGCCGACGCCTTCGATGCCATGACCTCAGCAAGGCCCTACCAGAAGCAGAAAAGTGGCTGGGAGGCAAAAGAGGAACTCGTAAAATGGGCGGGGTCCCAGTTCGACCCGGAGGTGGTGAAGGTGGCCGTCAGGGTTCTTCCTGACCATCCACAGCCGGAAGAAGCGGAGAGTAGATAG
- a CDS encoding type II toxin-antitoxin system PemK/MazF family toxin: MLVRRGDVFYADLNPVVGSEQGGVRPVLVVQNDVGNKYSPTVIVAAITSQIDKAKLPTHVELKRGEYGLEKDSVILLEQLRTIDKRRLREKIAYLDQEIMARVDEALKISLGLVDF, encoded by the coding sequence GTGCTGGTAAGGCGCGGAGATGTGTTCTATGCGGATTTAAACCCGGTTGTGGGTTCCGAACAGGGCGGTGTAAGGCCCGTCCTCGTTGTGCAAAACGACGTGGGAAATAAGTACAGCCCTACCGTAATTGTTGCTGCAATTACGTCCCAGATTGACAAGGCCAAGCTGCCGACCCACGTGGAGCTAAAGCGGGGAGAATACGGCCTGGAAAAGGATTCGGTCATTCTTTTAGAACAGCTCAGGACCATCGACAAAAGGCGATTGAGGGAGAAGATAGCTTACCTAGACCAGGAAATTATGGCAAGAGTAGATGAAGCGCTGAAAATAAGCCTGGGACTGGTGGACTTTTAA
- a CDS encoding Hsp20/alpha crystallin family protein, with the protein MRGRELFPWRRKSFFPAVFEFDVENFLDSFFDFFSPQAIRIDMRETESEYIVEADMPGYDKNSIDIRYENNLLTISAQHDEFTEEKRDNYIHRERRRGSFRRTIPVPENVDAEKIRASYNNGVLQVILPKITPSKPTGRRIEIE; encoded by the coding sequence ATGCGCGGTCGGGAATTGTTTCCTTGGAGGAGAAAGAGCTTTTTCCCTGCCGTTTTCGAATTCGACGTGGAGAATTTCCTGGACAGCTTCTTCGACTTCTTCTCACCCCAGGCCATAAGGATTGACATGAGGGAAACCGAAAGCGAATATATCGTAGAAGCCGATATGCCCGGTTACGACAAAAACAGTATAGATATCCGCTACGAAAACAACCTGCTCACCATTTCAGCGCAGCATGACGAGTTTACCGAGGAAAAGCGCGACAATTACATCCACCGGGAACGGCGCAGGGGCAGCTTCAGAAGGACCATCCCGGTACCCGAAAACGTGGACGCCGAAAAGATAAGGGCAAGTTACAACAACGGCGTGCTGCAGGTAATCCTCCCCAAGATCACTCCCAGCAAACCCACCGGCCGCAGGATAGAAATAGAATAA
- the alr gene encoding alanine racemase: MDVKVRPTRVEINLDNLEHNLKEIRRITSPNAGICAVVKADAYGHGAVEVAMTALSFGAKYLAVAFLDEAVVLREAGIRAPILILGFTPEDQFDKILEYGITQTVYNVRSAEVLSREAQKRGMKAKVHIKLDTGMSRIGFPAEPSSLSDIEKVFLLPGIEVEGIFTHFARADEEDKSFTEEQYKKYRETVGVLESRGLRVPIKHVANSAAIIDMPGMHLDMVRPGIILYGIYPSEEVQRSRITLKPVMTFKTRVSHVKTVPAGTPISYGGTFVTKKTSVIATLPVGYADGYPRLLSSRAEVVIKGRRAPLVGRVCMDQCMVDVTDIPGVQPGDEVELFGTGENGGVTADEIAKIVGTIPYEIVCGISKRVPRIYIKDGKIIKIKNHLAAKV; encoded by the coding sequence ATGGATGTGAAGGTCAGGCCCACCAGGGTCGAGATTAACTTGGACAACCTGGAGCACAACCTAAAGGAGATAAGGCGGATAACCAGCCCGAACGCCGGCATATGCGCGGTGGTCAAGGCCGACGCCTACGGCCACGGTGCCGTGGAAGTGGCCATGACCGCCCTTTCGTTCGGTGCGAAATACCTCGCCGTTGCGTTCCTGGACGAGGCCGTCGTCCTCCGGGAAGCTGGGATCAGAGCTCCCATCCTAATTTTGGGTTTTACACCGGAAGACCAGTTTGATAAAATATTAGAGTATGGCATAACGCAGACCGTTTATAACGTGAGGTCCGCGGAGGTTCTGTCCCGGGAAGCCCAAAAGCGAGGCATGAAGGCAAAGGTCCACATAAAACTCGATACCGGTATGAGCCGCATCGGCTTTCCGGCCGAACCGTCATCCCTTTCCGACATCGAGAAGGTATTTTTACTGCCCGGAATAGAAGTAGAGGGTATTTTTACCCACTTTGCAAGAGCCGACGAGGAAGACAAGAGCTTTACAGAGGAGCAGTATAAAAAGTACCGCGAGACTGTCGGCGTCCTGGAAAGCCGCGGCCTTCGGGTTCCAATAAAGCACGTGGCCAACAGCGCCGCTATTATAGACATGCCCGGGATGCACCTTGATATGGTCAGGCCGGGTATAATCCTTTACGGCATATACCCTTCAGAAGAGGTGCAAAGGAGCAGAATCACTTTGAAGCCGGTAATGACCTTTAAAACAAGGGTATCCCATGTAAAAACCGTGCCCGCCGGTACGCCCATCAGCTACGGGGGCACCTTTGTCACCAAAAAGACAAGTGTTATAGCCACCCTGCCTGTAGGTTATGCGGACGGCTACCCAAGGCTCTTATCATCCAGGGCTGAAGTCGTCATAAAAGGGCGGAGGGCTCCGTTGGTCGGAAGGGTCTGCATGGACCAGTGCATGGTAGATGTCACCGACATCCCCGGAGTTCAGCCCGGTGACGAAGTAGAACTTTTTGGCACCGGCGAAAACGGCGGCGTTACCGCCGATGAAATAGCGAAAATCGTAGGGACTATCCCCTATGAGATAGTCTGCGGCATATCTAAACGGGTCCCCAGAATATATATTAAGGATGGTAAAATAATAAAAATCAAAAATCATTTGGCAGCAAAGGTATAA